In Toxotes jaculatrix isolate fToxJac2 chromosome 20, fToxJac2.pri, whole genome shotgun sequence, the following proteins share a genomic window:
- the cry-dash gene encoding cryptochrome DASH has protein sequence MKERTLLSATKRPVCVSRTNTAALSNTKSMSASRTIICLLRNDLRLHDNELFHWAQRNAEYIVPLYCFDPRHYVGTYNYNLPKTGPFRMRFLLESIRDLRNTLLSKGSNLVVRRGKPEDVVAELIKQLGTVSTVAFHEEVTSEELNVEKKVKDVCAQMKVKVHTCWGCSLYHRDDLPFHHISRLPDVYTQFRKAVETQSRVRPVFPTPEQLNPLPPGLEEGAIPTAQDLQQTEPLTDPRSAFPCSGGESQALARLKHYFWDTDAVATYKETRNGLIGVDYSTKFAPWLAMGCISPRYIYHQIKQYERERTANQSTYWVVFELLWRDYFKFVGMKYGNRLFQVKGLQDKSVPWKKDMKLFNAWKEGQTGVPFVDANMRELAMTGFMSNRGRQNVASFLTKDLGLDWRMGAEWFEYLLIDHDVCSNYGNWLYSAGIGNDPRENRKFNMIKQGLDYDNNGDYVRQWVPELQGIKGADVHTPWTLSAAALSHANVSLGETYPTPIVIAPEWSRHVNKKSSGAGTSPRGKKGPSNTPKQHRDRGIDFYFSRSKNL, from the exons ATGAAAGAGAGGACACTGCTCTCCGCAACGAAGcgacctgtttgtgtttcacggACAAATACTGCTGCATTATCCAACACGAAAAGTATGTCTGCCTCCCGTACGATCATATGTTTACTGAGAAACGACTTGCGTCTCCACGACAATGAG CTTTTCCATTGGGCTCAAAGAAACGCAGAGTACATTGTCCCACTGTACTGCTTCGACCCCAGACATTATGTGGGAACATACAACTACAACCTGCCAAAGACCGGGCCTTTCCGCATGCGCTTCTTACTGGAGAGTATCAGAGACCTCAGAAACACACTGCTCAGCAAGGGCAG CAACCTGGTAGTGAGACGGGGTAAGCCAGAGGATGTTGTTGCCGAGCTCATCAAGCAGCTGGGCACTGTCAGCACCGTGGCTTTCCACGAAGAG GTGACTTCAGAAGAgctgaatgtggaaaaaaaggtgAAGGATGTCTGTGCACAGATGAAGGTCAAAGTTCACACCTGCTGGGGATGTTCACTGTACCACAGAGATGATCTCCCATTTCACCACATATCTAG GCTGCCTGATGTGTACACTCAGTTCAGGAAGGCAGTAGAGACCCAGAGCAGAGTGAGGCCTGTGTTCCCAACCCCCGAGCAGCTAAATCCTCTTCCTCCAGGGTTGGAGGAAGGAGCCATTCCAACAGCACAGGACCTGCAACAGACAG AGCCTTTGACTGATCCTCGCTCAGCCTTCCCCTGCAGTGGCGGTGAAAGTCAGGCTCTGGCCAGACTCAAACACTATTTCTGGGACACT gaTGCAGTTGCAACTTATAAGGAGACTCGTAACGGTCTGATCGGTGTGGACTACTCCACTAAATTTGCACCTTG GCTGGCGATGGGTTGCATTTCACCCAGGTATATTTATCATCAGATCAAACAGTACGAGAGGGAGcggacagccaatcagagcacgTACTG GGTAGTTTTTGAACTTTTGTGGAGGGATTACTTCAAGTTTGTGGGTATGAAGTACGGAAACAGACTATTTCAGGTCAAAG GACTTCAAGACAAATCTGTGCCATGGAAAAAGGACATGAAGCTTTTCAATGCATGGAAAG AGGGACAAACAGGAGTGCCGTTTGTGGACGCCAACATGAGAGAGTTGGCAATGACAGGTTTCATGTCCAACAGGGGGCGGCAAAATGTTGCTAGCTTCCTTACAAAGGATCTGGGCCTGGACTGGAGGATGGGAGCTGAGTGGTTTGAATACCTTTTG ATTGACCATGATGTCTGCAGCAACTATGGCAACTGGCTGTACAGCGCTGGTATAGGAAATGACCccagagagaacaggaagttTAACATGATCAAACAAGGCCTCGACTATGATAATAAT GGTGACTATGTCCGGCAGTGGGTCCCAGAATTGCAGGGGATCAAGGGAGCCGATGTGCACACACCCTGGACTCTCAGCGCTGCTGCGCTGTCACATGCTAACGTGTCCCTCGGTGAGACGTATCCCACCCCCATTGTCATAGCGCCTGAGTGGAGCAGACACGTTAACAAGAAATCG agTGGTGCAGGGACATCAccaagaggaaagaaaggcCCCTCTAACACTCCTAAACAGCACCGGGACAGAGGCATAGACTTCTATTTTTCCAGAAGCAAAAACCTGTGA